The following DNA comes from Gambusia affinis linkage group LG21, SWU_Gaff_1.0, whole genome shotgun sequence.
GTCCAAAATATGTTATTCTCCAGAACTCTGCTTAGCACGAGATTAGCTAAACGCATGGGATAATAAGTTACCGCCTCTTTGTTAGTGTTTGGTTTCTTGGTTGTGCTCCTacttatgtgaaaaaataaattgatgcaTCTTTATAATAATtgttctctatttttattttttacccaaCTGTAATTTGTTACAATTACTTTCAAAGTTTATTCTATGAATGTTTAATTTGCAGCACAGATTGTTAATTACTGTGCAGatgacagattttgttttaatcagatttttaaattattattcaagGGAAATGGCTATTGACTAAATTTatgattttggtttttttttaaagtgcaccTGCGGCCAATCCCGGTGGCCTTTCGTTTGGGACGCCTCTGGGAACAGCAGCTGCCACCCCTGCTTCTACCGCGAGTAGCGCCCCATCTCTTACTCTTGGAGGTGTTCTTTTTGCTCAGAAACCCGCGGGAGGTTTCTCTTTCAACACACCTGCCTCAAGTAAGCATTCTCTTCATATTGCAGAAAATTACAAGAAGTTGTTGACATAATTGTTTTGAAAGTTATCCATCATGTAATAACCGTCATTGAAATTGCATTGTTTTAGCATCCGCTGCAGCcgccacaggtcttacattagGTAtgtatgcaaaaaataaaattaacaaaggTTTGATTTATCATTAAGCTTAGAGCCTTtttaagtttgatattttttcctttcctctcttcATGTAAACTGTCTTTTAGGCGCCCCTGCCACTACATCTGCAGCCACTGGCTTTAGTTTGGCCTTCAACAAGCCCACTGCATCTGCAACTCCTTTTTcgctcaccaccaccacctcctccacTACTGGGGCGGGTTTAAGTTTTGGCTCCATCCTGACATCGACAGCTCCACAGCAGCATGCAGCCACGGGGTTTACGCTTGGTCTTGGCACGACAACCTCCACGGCAGCCTCAATGGTGCCGTCCTTAGGTGCTGGTCTCTTCTCCAACACTGGAACCTCAGGTGGGCCGAGCGTACCTAAGCCTGTAAAcgtttttgttcatttggacGACATAATGACCGAGgatacatttaaatgtgtgtcATAATGTTCAAAGCCGCTCTAAATGTGATTTTCCAGGTTTGGGTCAGACTCTTGGAGGAGGAACCGGGCTTACTTTGGGGTCACTATTGGCATCCTCTACAGCAGCATCAGCTGCTCCTGCCCCGAGTATTGGTCTGGGTGGAGTTGATTTCAGCACTTCCTCTGAGAATAAGAGTGACACCTCATCTGGAACAAATGCACTGTATGTCCTACTTAACTAattgtgttaaataaatatatttttacttgattgtaaagcctttttaaatatgaaaaaggcACTCAATTTGTCATGATTATGTTGACCTTATTaacatctattaaaaaaaaatgtaattcttctCTTAGGGACAGCAAGGCTCTAAAAGATGAGAACCTGCCACCGTTCATTTGCCAAGACGTTGAAAATTTTCAGTAAGTACTTGATATATGTAGGAccatcaacaaaatgtttaaatgttgatttttcatTTGCAAGTGATTTCTAAATGTCTGCTCTTTATCtactttaacagaaaatttgTGAAAGAGCAGAAGCAGGTTCAGGAAGACATAAGCAGGATGTCATCAAAGACTATTTCTAAAGTCCAAGATGACATCAAGAGCCTCAAACAGCTTCTGTCTGTCTGCGCCAGCGGTCTGCAGCGCCAAGCTCTGGCTATTGACAAACTGAAGTTGGAGACAGCACaggtaaaaggagaaaaaaaacaacaactaatgaAACGTTTCACtaactgtttttaaagaatTCACTGTTAGAATGAATTTGATGGAAATGAAGGTTCATCTATGCTCTAATGCCAATTAGAGGGCAGAGTGATAATGCAACTGGTCTGGACTCTGTTGACtgttcttattttgtttgttagGAGCTTAAAAATGCTGACATAGCACTGCGGACACAAAAGACACCCCCTGGACTTCAGCATGAAAACACGGCTCCATCAGAGTGAGTTATTAAGTAAATCCAGTGCAAGAATGCACGGCTGTAAGCAAATTAATCTATCTCTGTATCACCAACCTTTATGAATTGTACATTGTAAAATTGTGTGTCATTTGGTAGTCAAATGCTCCAGCATTTGAAAACCAAATGACAATCAGAACCTCGTTCCTCTGTTGTGGCGGTTCTCAcctgttgtttttcctgttcaGTTATTTTCGTAGCCTGGTGGACCAATTTGAGGTGCAGTTGCAACAGTTCCGGCAGCAGATAGAGGAGCTGGAGAACCACCTGACCACTCAGAGCAATGGCTCACACATCACCCCACAAGGCAATAATGGAATCTAGACagcattgttattttaaatcgTTTTGCCTTCTGTGCCTATTGattaattaacataaaatgtgattataatgttatttcttttgtctgttttccatTTACAGATCTGACTCTGGCCATGCAGAAGTTATACCAAACGTTTGTTGCACAAGCTGCTCAGCTTCAGTCTGTCCATGAAAATGTTAAggtcagttttttcttcttttgtaatgtgtgaatttctttttaaaaaatccagcagtaaaaataagatattttttgtttataatatttttttttcaaaaatgtttgcgtattttaagaaaatgtgatcATTTGGATTTGTCAtctacaagtaattttttttctattattattattattctccaCAATAGATCTTGAAACATCAATATCTTTCTTACCGGAGAGCCTTCCTGGAAGACTCCACTGACATCTTTGAGTCCAAACGAGCCTCCAACAGGAAATGGCAGAGCACGCCACAAGTCACAACCGGACCTGCCCCATTCTCCAGTGTACCCAATGCTGCAGCTGTTGCTATGGCAGCCACGTTGACCCAGCAACAGCAGCCAACTTCAGGTCTGACTGCCTTCAAGTTTTAGAAAGTTCTCCTCATCTTCACCTTGTTTAAGATGTTCAATGAGGCAAAGGAGACTGTTGAGTCTCAGAGCGTTGTAGACGGgatgattgtgtgttttttatatttactacattttgggagcaaaacattcaaaatatggCAAGTagaattatttgaaaataactgGACTAAAACATATGTAGCTGGTTCTAAAATATGAGTGACTATTAAAGAAAAGGgagaatgaaaaggaaaaaaaaatctgctgcacAGTTCTGACAGGAAACCTTTGTGCTGCCTTATAAGCCTGTCACTAACTTAAAAACACTTTGTGGTTTATAGACACTTATTTTATGCACCTTACAAAAAGTAAAGTAAGGAAGTGTAATACGTGTGCACAACAAACACCAGACCCTATagtattttttggggggtttttttggccTGCAACGAAATATTCCTGTTTCTGAATCACTAGGGATCCTCTTTTATTCAAACAATCCAAAGGAGCCTGACGTGTGAATGTTATGAGGTGGGGTTGGGATCAGAAATTTGCTGTGATTTATATTTAGATGACAAATGGACTTGTCGACCGAGCTATCAAAATACCGCGCAGAGCTATAGATCTACGTTTAGTTAGGTGAgctgttgatgttttatttatgtattaaaatgttacttttttcacTCCAGCTTTTTCTTATGAGGGCTGTTAGGGGGTCTCTGGTTGATCAAGGTACAAGCTTTCTTAAACTCAAAGTAGAAATTTTAAGCAGAGTGGACAACTTGGCTCCAATGCtgttttgaaaaggaaaatcttaaaaatatatatattaaaatatataactaGCTCCTTATGACCAGTGTGATTCCTTAGCTCACTTTTAATGGAAACGGATAATTCCCAAATGTTCTTTAAAGTTTCCTaattacaatgttttttaaaataaaatatttcaaacaaatatagCAGTTGTTTTGTTAATTGAGCAGACTAATTAATAATGCTGATTTAATAATCCTTTGCGGTATTCCAACAAATCAGCTCTTTGTCTGTCTTCAGAGATATCcccaagtatttattttagctcttttaagaaataaatagtttacaAATCAAATAACAATCAACTATTATATGTGCAGTCATATCTGGGACGTTAAAAGTGACATCTGATGAGCATGAGGCATGTCAGGGCTTCTGATGTATGAAAATTTACACACTCTGTAGATTTGTAAGGCTAAAGTTTGGTTGAGTTTTGAAAGTTGAACTAATGTCAAAAATGGCAGAAACGCAAACATCTGTAAacatctgctgttttctttttcaaaaataacatcagCTGCTCTTGGACTGTTAATGAATCACAATAAGCCTCACTTTAAATATTAGTATAAATTGTATTAACAATCCAACCACATTTGATCATACGTGCCAAGGAGGAATTCATTGCTTTCTCACTATTTACACAAAGAAGCAATTTAGACATCTCCTGCAACAATAGAAGCTGTGTGTGATCCACATGTGTGGTAGGAGTAAAAAGCCACCTTGTTGCCTGCTTCCAGtcattttttgctcttttgatGGTAAGCTAAATTGATACAGATTAACTAGGCAATTGCAACCTTGTATGTTCTTGCTGCCCAATAGGGGATGCTTGCAGTTTTAAATACACTCCTGATTGTTTTTCACTTAAAGTTGTTGCATATTTGTGAGAGGTTACCTTTTTTCAGTGATAGACTTTAGCAATATCATCATCTTTTCtcaattcatatttttctttgctctgaACAAAAATCTTTAATCCTAATCACACATCATATttattaaactatttatttcctctgtttttcatGTGCTTGATTTAGTGCGAGCTACGAATAACATTGAAAGATGTTTAGTTTCACAGCAGACGCAACACTAAATGTGCTGCTGGCTGGCACTTACctctaaaatattgttttacctAAATACTTGACGGTGTGCCAATGATTGTGCTGACCTGGtattgtttagagttgtatctTTCGGGACGGAAGGGAGAACATGCCAAAAAGACTCAGGACTAGAATACGAACCAATTAATTGCCTAAACTGGAAATCCTGCTCAACACTCACAAAGATCCTCTTTGTCTCAGTTTAATCCATTTGGTAGGGTTGCACGCATGGAGGCTATCCCACTGTTACTTgataaaagctgcttcacctAAGGGCTACTGTCGGCTTAACAGGGCTGGtccattttaaaattactttcacTTCACTGAAACCCGTcaggtgtatttttttaaaacatagcaGTACTCCTTTTGGATTACCTCCTATGAACAATTCTCACGTTTCAAGACTAAACACTTTGTTGGTTTCAGCTGGTTCCGAGTCAGGTGAGAccatatttatgtttctttaattgTTAGAAGAAAGTATGTGCTGCTCTCGCTGGTCCACAGCTACCAGTGATCTACAATTGGTGCCAAAATGAAATGGAGAGGTCAGGGAGGTCTCATTGTTTATTCACATTTACAGATTGTCATGTTTCATTGCACCATGTAAggttatgggtttttttttgacCTGGTGAGCATAATAGTAAGAAAAACGACTACTCCTTTTAAGCCAATGAACACAATAGTATTAATGTTGCTGCTAATCATAGCGGTGAGTAAGCCACTCTGTTTCACAACGTTGACTATTTCATTCCTTATTTATTAAACCTAACCATTTGTGAAGTCagattgataaaatattatctTCTCTTCATTTTTGTGTATTAACATTTAACACGGCGTCTTCCATAGTCATAGTTGGCGCAATAACACTGAAAATACAGAACACAAACCGATCTTTCATAAGGTGTTTGGACTTTGAAGTTTTTAACTGGATATTTACTGGCCTTATTTCTTATATTGAGTATCTGACAGTTCTCTCTATTTAAATGCTGTTATTGTTTTGAATGTTATTGGTGAGGCAGGTGTTATCCCATCTAACcccttttatttaaatttttttatgataaaggggaaaaaatgtgaagttctttatttttttgactatgagaatttttctgtttttgacctGCTTAATTAATGACAAACTcctcagttttcatttttcttcagctttggCACGACAGTGCAGAAAACTGagcctcattttttttttttttatgtttaaaattattttatatttgtgttcCTATACTTTATTGCCAACATTTTGGCCTGAAACAATCgcatgtagttttttttatttattagagcttcaaatatcaaaattatACTTGTCAATATCTCCAGGAATTTACAGAACGTTGTACATTCATTtccatagttttttttgttttgtttggttttttgttttagttttctttttgaccAGTTTACACTGAAGCTAAATCACAAATGccaatttcatattttatcgTAATCTCTAGTTCTTGTAATGGTATGTTTAAACCTATCTATCCAATGCCTGTTAATAACAGTACATTAATATATAATATGGTGTGCCTTTATAAACTATATACAATAATTGTGTGGTGCATTTTGTTAGGAGGGGCGTATGCTAGTTCATTCACTCTCAGAAATCTTGAAGATTTGGAAACTTGTCAAATGCAGTAGCAGTTAGCAAATAATAGCCAATTCTGTTcctaaatgtttgtgtttatgtaagtggaattgcatttaaattgacaataaatcagtttttaaacaaagaaacgTTTGtccttgtttctttttgacTGAAGTTGTTTTAGCAGTGGAGGTTAACCTGGCAGTACAGAAAGAAACAACTgcataaaaagggaaaaaggacAAGTTTCTGAGTGAAAGAACTAGCAATCTGTCtagttatgtttttgtttcgtCATTTATAAGGAGCTGTAGCATTTTGAAAAAGTGGAATCGATGTTTATAATCACATCAAGAGTAGAGTAGTAGAAGACCTTGAATTTTATTGATCAtactagcaaaaaaaaaaggctactatagcttttgttttaaaggggaaaaaagctaaatctGTTATATTACAATATATACCTATTGAATATACATATATTCAATGAATTAAACTAAGGATTATCATTTTTCCACTGATAAGCACGTCAACCAACACCATGTGCTTTGATGCACCTTGAGtttaatgggggaaaaaattcaGATAAGAGTAAGGGTTCATTgtaattcattttctgttggtttcaaACTATCAGATAAAAAAGCCTAATCTGTGAAAGTCAGTTGAagacctaaaaagaaaaacatacatccAGATTACGGCTTTTCTGctatatattaaaatttaaaggcatttttttttgaTGGGGTAgttttggaaagaaaagaaaaaattcagtAAAATGGCTGCAAATTTTGCTGTTTGGTTTCTAACCTGCACTCTAAAGGCACgtttataaaagtaaaacaaatccTGTCTTTTTGTACCTTAGGCACCCAGGCACCTTTGGGGGCAGGTTTTGGAAACCCCTTTGCCTCAGCAGTAGGCACTAGTTTGGGCTCTTCTACACTTGGAGGTACTACCTCTGCCTGTTATGAGTTGTATATACTCCCCTCTATTATCCCCATTATGTTGTATAGTCTACAATTTCCCATtgccaaatgttttttgtcagtttatttttttactataaaattTCTTGTGTGTgcttgagagagagagagagagagagaggcaggcAGGCCTGACTTGTGCAGGCTCGGAATCTTATTCCCCCTTCTGCTCTTTATTCTTCCTTCTCAGCTGTAATGTGCGTTCACACCACAGGAACACTTGACAAACTGCGTTGTTTTTGCGTATcggttttaaaaaaacaacaaaaaaaactgagggGTTTGGCTTAAATGCGTCGCTAATTTTTAGGAATCTGTCACTAagcatttttttgcaaattaaagaCAAATCCCTTTGAGAGTGTGGGAGCAGGTGGTTTGAGCGCACAGTGTTTTGCCTTGTTAGGAGTGTATTTTGTGAAACTTGACCACATCATCTCTCCTTTGTCTTCAGTTTGCAGTGTATTGCAGCACATTGCTTTGTAATCTGTGATTAAACGCTGAGATGTACATAATGATTAAGCTgaggtttcttcttttttttttttgcttacgcTTGCTTATGCTTGTCTGTGTGCACTCCTGAGACACTGCTCATTGTATGTTCTCAGTACGGGCTGCACACCTACCTCCATCTGACTTCCTTGTTTGTTCTCTCCCAAAGGTTTTGGAGGTGGGCCAGGGTTTGGTGGCGTTGGAACTGGAGGGTCTTCTTTTGGATTCTCCTCCACCAGTAAGCCTGCAGGGGGCAGTCTGAGTGCAGGTATATGGAAATCTGCATCACACATGCCCCAGTAAACAAGCTTTAATAAAGACAGTATCTAATAAAAGTACAGcctgtcttttttgtttattcatttcttattatattttctgttctttagtAATCTAAGTAATGGATGCAGAATGAAGTGTATTTTCgaagtaaaacatgtttcagcAAGCCTCAACTTTTTTCTCGACATAATGTTTTCTTATGCATGTCTACACACCCCGGGCAGACCTAAATCTCTAATATTGTCAGTTTTAAATTCAGAGGTTGAACTCCGTATGTAAAAAGCAATCACCAAAAATCGTCTTACCTTTTAAGTGtcctaaaatatttatgtgaaaCCTCCTACATCATCTTTGTGTTTGACCCTCTTTGCATCCCTAGGTTTTGGTAGCACCAGCAGCTCCGGCTTCAACTTCAGCAACCCCGGCATCAACCAGTCTGCTGGGCTGACTTTTGGCGTTTCGAACCAGCCAGGCAGCGCCTTTGGCACAACCCCAGCTCTCCAGCTGAAGAAGCCCCCCGCTGGGAATAAAAGGGGGAAAAGATAGAAACAGATTAAGAAAAGAATAATACAGCATCTGACCAACTAGTGGCTTGTAGCAAAGAACAGCTTGGCCTCCTTAAAAGCATAGAAACAGTGATAAATTGTTACCTTAAAAAACAAGGAACATTGGTTTGAGGGAGAAGATTCTATCATGTAACAGACTATTTTGAGTTATGTTATTTCAACTTATAAAGAACGAATCCTGTGGACAATCTGGCATaatttgtcctgttttgtttatcaTCATTCTGTTATTATGCCATAGCTTATGTGAGCAAAGAGGCAACAAATCCCATCAGCACAGTGTCAGATGGGGAGATGAAGCTATGAAGCATGATTATGCCCATTAGAATTTCCTCTAACAGTTTGTTTCTCACTCTTGTCTGTGGTGTAACAATGCTTTGGGAAAGGCTAAGGCAAAAACAGTTGGTTCAACAACAAATTGCTCAGTTATTTTgagatttcttgttttgtctaATTATTGTATaagataaacatgttttgtgctTTCTAATGAACTGTAGTGTTCTCTCCATTGCATCAAAAACTCTTTTAGAACAGAGCTGCTGTGCAATTGACTTCCCTCAAGTTGCGTCCAAAgaggagtgttttttttttttgttttttgttttttttaaaaagagagagataatGGGAAAAGGGAACAGTATAGTTGGAGTCTACCAGTGTCGGTGAACATTTGATCCTAGAGGTTAGGTCCCGGACTGTCCAATGTGTCTTTAGGAAgatgccattttatttttgtatcaaGTGAAGGAAACTTtgacattcagaaaaaaaaaaaattaagaatacaAGCATCTTGTGGATTTTCCGATGTCTTGTccacaaaatctgtttttgctgaGATCCATTCTAATTGTTTGATCATTTCTCATAGACAGAATTTCTCTTTGCGTCTTCACTAATGTATTGTAAGACTGTGGGGAAAAATACTGTGCTTCTTGTCCTCAATGGGCCTATGAAATGTTACGTTTATTTTGACAGTTTCTCAAGCATATTCTGCCTGCTCAGTTTATACACATCCTAGATAAAGTTTGAACTATCTGGTGTATGTGATCTGATGGTGATCGTGTGAATGTGTAAATCTGCCTGTCACTCAGCTATCATGCTTCTGTTGAGCATTGGGTTAAGAACTACGTCTCTTTTTGTCTGTGTCTCTTTGGTTATTACCAAATAATTGTAGTTGTATTCTTGTTTTCTATTCGGTCTGTGGAGATCTGTATTTTTGAGATgctgtttaataataaaatcttttgcCTGTTGAATTTCCGGCTGCCACAGATGAGTTTCTGCATCATTTTTCCTAAGATAATTTTCAGATGGCTTTTCTTTTGATTATGAGGGATACATTAATTGTGTAAGACATAATAGTTTggatttaatgcattttccaacaagatttatttatttattaataaaggAATGTGAGAGACCTTGGCAGCTgtaccagaaaatattttaactggtTTCCAGagtgttggggtttttttctaagatttttCTCACAACATGGCATATGCATACAACAGCAGAGAAACTTTGGCGTAAATTTTGTGGGAAAAGTTGTTTTAGCTTAACGATGAATATGTGCTTTACATTTAGCCACGTCCATTTTTTTCCAAGACAAACAAATTTCGAAGCTGTTCCAACAGTGAACACGCCCATAaaccttttaaatatattttaaaaaattaactatATACGcttgtatgtgtttttttatgttttatcgtGGAAATAATGAACcatattttgtgtatttgtatgACACTCGCTCATTACCGCAGAAGTGCGACGTATTAATTAGACACTATTTTTACACAGGCAGAAGTAAGACAGAGGGCGATATGACAACATTCTTTACTCTTTACATCTCCAGAAGAAGATCTCCGTTGCTAGGCGACAAACATGCTACAATACTGCGTGTTtgaaaaagctgcatttttcaCCTCTCGGCTCgcctttaatttaaatatttcttcatttttttgtttggtgtt
Coding sequences within:
- the nup58 gene encoding nucleoporin p58/p45 isoform X1, translating into MSGFNFGGGNLGSTNTGGGFTFGGVTSAPAANPGGLSFGTPLGTAAATPASTASSAPSLTLGGVLFAQKPAGGFSFNTPASTSAAAATGLTLGAPATTSAATGFSLAFNKPTASATPFSLTTTTSSTTGAGLSFGSILTSTAPQQHAATGFTLGLGTTTSTAASMVPSLGAGLFSNTGTSGLGQTLGGGTGLTLGSLLASSTAASAAPAPSIGLGGVDFSTSSENKSDTSSGTNALDSKALKDENLPPFICQDVENFQKFVKEQKQVQEDISRMSSKTISKVQDDIKSLKQLLSVCASGLQRQALAIDKLKLETAQELKNADIALRTQKTPPGLQHENTAPSDYFRSLVDQFEVQLQQFRQQIEELENHLTTQSNGSHITPQDLTLAMQKLYQTFVAQAAQLQSVHENVKILKHQYLSYRRAFLEDSTDIFESKRASNRKWQSTPQVTTGPAPFSSVPNAAAVAMAATLTQQQQPTSGTQAPLGAGFGNPFASAVGTSLGSSTLGGFGGGPGFGGVGTGGSSFGFSSTSKPAGGSLSAGFGSTSSSGFNFSNPGINQSAGLTFGVSNQPGSAFGTTPALQLKKPPAGNKRGKR
- the nup58 gene encoding nucleoporin p58/p45 isoform X2, with product MSGFNFGGGNLGSTNTGGGFTFGGVTSAPAANPGGLSFGTPLGTAAATPASTASSAPSLTLGGVLFAQKPAGGFSFNTPASTSAAAATGLTLGAPATTSAATGFSLAFNKPTASATPFSLTTTTSSTTGAGLSFGSILTSTAPQQHAATGFTLGLGTTTSTAASMVPSLGAGLFSNTGTSGLGQTLGGGTGLTLGSLLASSTAASAAPAPSIGLGGVDFSTSSENKSDTSSGTNALDSKALKDENLPPFICQDVENFQKFVKEQKQVQEDISRMSSKTISKVQDDIKSLKQLLSVCASGLQRQALAIDKLKLETAQELKNADIALRTQKTPPGLQHENTAPSDYFRSLVDQFEVQLQQFRQQIEELENHLTTQSNGSHITPQDLTLAMQKLYQTFVAQAAQLQSVHENVKILKHQYLSYRRAFLEDSTDIFESKRASNRKWQSTPQVTTGPAPFSSVPNAAAVAMAATLTQQQQPTSGFGGGPGFGGVGTGGSSFGFSSTSKPAGGSLSAGFGSTSSSGFNFSNPGINQSAGLTFGVSNQPGSAFGTTPALQLKKPPAGNKRGKR